Proteins co-encoded in one Coriobacterium glomerans PW2 genomic window:
- a CDS encoding glycoside-pentoside-hexuronide (GPH):cation symporter, protein MQATISIEKERSKEEFPAVLSLREKLAYGLGDVGSNFLFDTGQLFLLKYFTDVVGLNPMVAGGVFLVAKIWDAFADVGVGTWIDNRRRIGPRGRFRPFMLWAALPLGILMVSNFMIPNVSITAQEIWAYVSYIVFGTVYSISNVAFGSMQPAMTRNSVERSQLSAWRNMGSNMGNLLTTVGFIPIVLLLPTQRIGYTVAAVVFAILGVACQLISYRNIKENYHDEARDNAAAEVHSVGRKELLKDVLRSYRSVFRNKPLLVLCLANLFTFSAYNVKLAVQFYFAQYVLHDITIVSYMTFVTMGFAILGSAMIPVFSRRLGKKQTYIMACMIWAISDGIGYFLTNSGWTFAFFTSVSYFGNGLITGLNWALISDVVDYGEWKTHVRSEGIVYSSYTYFRKLSLAAAGSIPGFILAFIGYVPNHEQTAFALEGIRGLVFLYPVAGALLTMVLMWFYPITERKYTDIMLDLQQRRNKSQLDRADEKA, encoded by the coding sequence ATGCAGGCAACCATTTCAATCGAGAAGGAGCGCAGCAAAGAGGAATTCCCCGCTGTGCTGTCGCTCAGGGAGAAGCTGGCCTACGGCCTGGGCGATGTGGGAAGCAACTTCTTGTTCGACACCGGCCAGCTTTTCCTGCTGAAATACTTCACCGACGTGGTCGGTTTGAACCCGATGGTCGCCGGCGGCGTCTTTCTGGTCGCAAAGATCTGGGACGCCTTCGCCGACGTCGGGGTCGGAACGTGGATCGACAACCGGCGCAGAATCGGGCCGCGCGGTCGGTTCCGTCCGTTCATGCTCTGGGCTGCGCTGCCTCTGGGGATACTCATGGTCTCAAACTTCATGATCCCGAATGTCTCGATCACCGCGCAGGAGATCTGGGCCTATGTGAGCTACATCGTGTTCGGAACCGTCTACAGCATCTCCAATGTCGCGTTCGGCTCCATGCAGCCGGCGATGACGCGCAACAGCGTCGAGCGCTCGCAGCTCTCCGCATGGCGCAACATGGGGTCGAACATGGGCAACCTGCTCACGACGGTCGGATTCATCCCCATCGTGCTGCTGCTGCCGACCCAGAGGATCGGCTATACCGTCGCAGCGGTCGTCTTCGCGATACTCGGGGTGGCCTGCCAGCTGATCTCCTATCGCAACATCAAGGAGAACTACCATGACGAGGCGCGCGACAACGCCGCTGCCGAGGTCCATAGCGTTGGTCGCAAGGAATTGCTGAAAGACGTCCTTCGGTCCTACAGATCGGTCTTTCGCAACAAGCCGCTACTGGTGCTGTGTCTGGCGAACCTGTTCACCTTCTCGGCATACAATGTTAAGCTGGCGGTTCAGTTCTACTTCGCGCAGTATGTCCTCCACGATATCACGATCGTATCTTACATGACCTTTGTCACCATGGGATTCGCCATCTTGGGCTCGGCGATGATCCCGGTGTTCAGCAGGAGGCTTGGCAAGAAGCAGACCTATATCATGGCCTGCATGATCTGGGCCATCTCAGACGGCATAGGGTATTTCCTTACGAACTCGGGATGGACGTTCGCCTTCTTCACAAGCGTATCCTACTTCGGAAACGGTCTGATCACAGGACTCAACTGGGCGCTCATCTCCGATGTCGTCGACTACGGAGAATGGAAGACTCACGTTCGCTCAGAGGGAATCGTCTACTCGTCCTACACCTATTTTCGCAAGCTGTCGCTCGCAGCAGCCGGATCGATTCCCGGTTTCATCCTGGCCTTCATCGGATACGTTCCCAACCATGAGCAGACGGCGTTCGCGCTCGAAGGCATCCGCGGTCTCGTCTTTCTCTATCCCGTCGCAGGTGCGCTGCTCACGATGGTTCTCATGTGGTTCTATCCCATCACCGAGCGGAAGTACACCGATATCATGCTCGATCTTCAGCAGCGACGCAACAAAAGCCAGCTGGACCGAGCCGATGAGAAGGCCTGA